In the Peptoclostridium acidaminophilum DSM 3953 genome, one interval contains:
- the thrS gene encoding threonine--tRNA ligase, translated as MGINVILKDGSVKEFEKGTTLYEVASSISEGFARNVIAGVVNGVEVGIGYKLEEDSKVNFLMFDDEEGKEIFRHTSSHILAQAVKRLYPNAKLAIGPAIDNGFYYDIDLEERVTPEILEKIEAEMKKITKEDLKIESYSLPREEAMKLMQEMGEDYKVELIRDLPEDSVISFYKQGEFVDLCRGPHLPSTKKVKAFKLLSIAGAYWRGDEKNKMLQRIYGTSFEKKKDLDDYLNMLEEAKKRDHRKLGRELELFMISEVGPGFPFFLPKGTVLKNKLLEYWRDVHTKAGYVEIETPIILSKELWETSGHWHHYKENMYTLQIDGEDYAIKPMNCPGGMIEYKSRMHSYRDFPIRVGEIGRVHRHELSGALHGLMRARAFTQDDAHIFMLPEQIKDEIKGVARLIDDVYKTFGFKYHVELSTRPEDSMGTDQEWEIAENGLREALEEMGLEYKLNAGDGAFYGPKIDFHLQDCIGRTWQCGTIQLDMQLPQRFDLTYVGSDGEKHRPVMIHRVAFGSIERFIGILIEHFAGKFPVWIAPVQVKILPISDKFLDYAKKLREDMFSQGIRVEIDSRAEKIGYKIREAQLEKVPYMIVVGEKEAESGNVSVRSRDKGELGAMETADFIEMVQQEDKSKTMNEQ; from the coding sequence ATGGGAATAAATGTAATTTTAAAAGACGGATCTGTAAAGGAATTTGAAAAAGGCACAACTCTGTATGAAGTTGCAAGCTCAATAAGCGAAGGCTTTGCAAGGAACGTAATAGCAGGCGTGGTCAATGGAGTAGAAGTCGGAATTGGCTACAAGCTGGAAGAGGATTCAAAAGTCAACTTCCTGATGTTTGATGACGAGGAAGGCAAGGAGATATTCAGGCACACAAGCTCGCACATTCTTGCGCAGGCTGTTAAAAGGTTGTATCCGAATGCAAAGCTTGCCATAGGGCCTGCAATAGACAACGGATTCTATTACGATATAGATCTTGAGGAGAGAGTGACTCCAGAGATACTTGAAAAGATTGAAGCAGAGATGAAAAAGATTACAAAGGAAGACCTTAAGATAGAAAGCTATTCGCTTCCGAGAGAGGAAGCCATGAAACTGATGCAGGAAATGGGAGAGGACTACAAGGTCGAGCTTATAAGAGATCTTCCGGAAGACTCTGTCATTTCATTCTACAAGCAGGGCGAGTTTGTGGACCTGTGCAGGGGACCACACCTTCCTTCTACTAAAAAGGTAAAGGCTTTCAAGCTGCTCAGCATTGCAGGTGCATACTGGAGAGGTGACGAAAAGAACAAGATGCTCCAGAGGATATACGGCACATCATTCGAGAAGAAAAAAGACCTGGATGACTATCTCAATATGCTTGAGGAGGCCAAGAAAAGAGACCACAGGAAGCTTGGCAGGGAGCTTGAGTTGTTCATGATTTCAGAAGTCGGCCCTGGATTTCCATTCTTTCTTCCAAAAGGCACAGTGCTCAAAAACAAGCTGCTTGAATACTGGAGAGATGTACACACTAAGGCTGGCTATGTCGAGATAGAGACTCCTATAATACTAAGCAAGGAGCTTTGGGAAACATCAGGCCACTGGCATCACTACAAGGAGAATATGTACACACTTCAGATAGACGGTGAGGACTATGCCATAAAGCCTATGAACTGTCCTGGAGGAATGATTGAATACAAGTCCAGAATGCATTCATACAGGGACTTCCCAATAAGGGTTGGCGAGATAGGAAGAGTCCACAGGCATGAGCTTTCAGGAGCGCTTCACGGCCTTATGAGGGCAAGGGCGTTCACTCAGGACGACGCCCACATATTCATGCTGCCAGAGCAGATAAAGGACGAAATCAAGGGCGTAGCAAGGCTTATAGACGATGTATACAAGACTTTTGGCTTCAAGTACCATGTCGAGCTTTCTACAAGGCCTGAAGATTCCATGGGAACAGACCAGGAGTGGGAAATAGCTGAAAACGGACTTAGGGAAGCCCTCGAAGAAATGGGACTTGAATACAAGCTCAACGCAGGCGACGGCGCCTTCTACGGACCTAAGATAGACTTCCACCTTCAAGACTGCATAGGCAGGACATGGCAGTGCGGCACAATACAGCTTGACATGCAGCTTCCTCAAAGGTTCGACCTGACATACGTGGGAAGCGACGGAGAAAAGCACAGACCGGTCATGATACACAGGGTTGCGTTTGGAAGCATTGAAAGGTTCATAGGCATACTCATAGAACATTTTGCAGGCAAGTTCCCTGTATGGATAGCTCCGGTTCAGGTTAAGATACTCCCTATATCAGACAAGTTCCTTGACTACGCCAAAAAGCTGCGCGAGGACATGTTCTCTCAGGGGATAAGGGTGGAAATAGACAGCAGGGCGGAAAAGATAGGCTACAAGATAAGAGAAGCACAGCTTGAAAAGGTGCCTTACATGATTGTAGTCGGCGAGAAGGAAGCTGAATCGGGCAATGTGTCAGTACGCTCAAGGGACAAGGGCGAGCTTGGCGCGATGGAAACAGCTGACTTTATTGAAATGGTGCAGCAAGAGGATAAAAGCAAGACTATGAATGAGCAATAA
- the infC gene encoding translation initiation factor IF-3, which yields MFIIKDLQINEQIRDKEVRLISDTGEQLGIVATKEAQRIANEKNLDLVKVSPGAKPPVCKLIDYGKYKYELAKKEKESKKHQKIITIKEIRLRPRIEGHDLETKAKMAAKFLEKGDKVKVVVRFRGRELGHREHGLEIVEKFAEMLSDFGVYESKPKFEGNNLVAVLEPKNQ from the coding sequence GTGTTCATTATTAAGGATCTACAAATCAATGAACAGATAAGAGACAAGGAAGTAAGACTCATATCTGATACTGGCGAGCAACTAGGCATAGTGGCAACAAAAGAGGCACAGAGAATTGCAAATGAAAAGAATCTGGATCTTGTAAAAGTCTCGCCTGGAGCGAAGCCTCCGGTTTGTAAGCTTATTGATTACGGCAAGTACAAATACGAGCTTGCCAAAAAGGAAAAAGAATCCAAGAAGCATCAAAAAATTATAACAATTAAAGAAATAAGACTCAGACCGAGGATTGAAGGACACGATCTTGAAACCAAGGCTAAAATGGCCGCCAAGTTCCTTGAAAAGGGAGACAAGGTGAAGGTTGTTGTCAGGTTCAGGGGAAGAGAGCTAGGACACAGAGAGCACGGTCTTGAGATAGTTGAGAAGTTTGCTGAAATGCTATCCGATTTTGGTGTTTATGAGAGTAAGCCAAAATTTGAAGGAAATAATTTAGTTGCAGTACTTGAACCAAAAAACCAGTAA
- the rpmI gene encoding 50S ribosomal protein L35, translating into MPKMKTHRGAAKRFKKTGTGKLKRNKAFKRHILTKKSAKTKRNLRKAGIVSDGDMKRIAVLLPYL; encoded by the coding sequence ATGCCAAAGATGAAAACTCATAGAGGAGCAGCTAAGAGATTTAAAAAGACAGGAACTGGTAAACTCAAGAGAAATAAAGCGTTTAAGAGACACATCCTTACAAAAAAATCTGCTAAGACTAAGAGAAATCTTAGAAAAGCTGGCATAGTAAGCGACGGCGACATGAAGAGAATAGCTGTTCTATTACCTTATCTTTAA
- the rplT gene encoding 50S ribosomal protein L20: MARVKRGVNTRRRHKKILKLAKGFKGARSKLFRPANEFVLKALRHAYVGRKLKKRDFRKLWITRINAATRMNGMSYSRFISGLKLADVNINRKMLSEMAIHDPEGFKQLVETVKQKLNA; this comes from the coding sequence ATGGCAAGAGTTAAAAGAGGAGTTAACACTCGTAGAAGACATAAAAAAATACTAAAGCTTGCAAAAGGATTCAAAGGTGCTAGAAGTAAACTCTTCAGACCAGCAAACGAGTTTGTGCTTAAGGCGCTTAGACATGCATATGTAGGCAGAAAGCTTAAGAAAAGAGATTTCAGAAAGCTTTGGATAACAAGAATAAATGCTGCAACAAGAATGAACGGAATGTCATATTCTAGATTCATAAGCGGCCTTAAGCTTGCTGACGTTAACATAAATAGAAAAATGCTGTCTGAAATGGCTATACATGATCCAGAAGGATTCAAGCAGCTTGTTGAAACTGTAAAGCAAAAGCTTAACGCATAA
- a CDS encoding TrkH family potassium uptake protein: MASIIKKREKKAKALSPAQIVVVGFAITILLGAMLLNFPFASKSGKSIGFVNALFTATSATCVTGLVVVDTGTYWTNFGKVVIIGLIQVGGLGFMSLATLFSMLLGKKISLRERLIIQESLNQNDLAGLIRLTRHILFGTFIIEGAGALLLASVFIPENGIAKGLAYGAFHSISAFCNAGFDLTGNGRSLVPYVDNVTVNLTICSLVILGGLGFTVIADVLQKGKAQRLALHSKIVLTMTSILLAAGFVLFFVFESGNPSTLGGLSAKGRVLAALFQSVSPRTAGFNTIDLAAMTDSSKLLTIILMFIGGSPASTAGGIKTSTFALLVIAIITLIKGREHVEIYRRNISYSAVTKSLAVFGLAMTLVVTVTMILNITEKFDFLDILFEAVSAFGTVGLTLGITSGLTVIGKLVLIFTMFAGRVGALTILIALASREKKTLIKYPEGKVIVG; this comes from the coding sequence TTGGCTAGCATAATAAAGAAAAGGGAGAAAAAGGCAAAGGCGCTTTCGCCGGCGCAGATAGTCGTCGTAGGATTTGCGATTACAATACTTTTAGGCGCGATGCTTTTAAACTTCCCTTTTGCAAGCAAGAGCGGCAAGAGCATAGGCTTTGTTAATGCACTCTTTACCGCCACATCGGCCACATGCGTTACAGGGCTTGTAGTTGTCGACACGGGAACATACTGGACCAATTTTGGGAAAGTAGTAATAATAGGCCTGATACAGGTTGGTGGGCTGGGTTTCATGTCCTTGGCGACACTTTTTTCCATGCTTTTGGGCAAGAAGATATCTCTTCGCGAAAGGCTTATAATACAAGAATCGCTAAACCAAAATGACCTTGCGGGTCTTATCAGGCTGACAAGACATATACTCTTTGGCACATTCATAATAGAAGGCGCAGGTGCGCTGCTGCTTGCCAGCGTTTTCATACCGGAAAATGGGATTGCCAAAGGCCTGGCCTATGGAGCATTCCACTCCATATCGGCATTTTGCAATGCGGGATTCGATCTAACAGGAAATGGAAGATCACTCGTGCCGTATGTAGACAATGTTACGGTGAACCTGACAATATGTTCACTTGTAATACTTGGCGGCCTGGGCTTCACCGTTATTGCCGATGTGCTGCAAAAAGGAAAAGCACAAAGGCTTGCTCTCCACTCTAAGATAGTGCTGACAATGACTTCGATACTGTTAGCAGCAGGATTTGTGCTGTTTTTTGTGTTTGAATCAGGCAATCCGTCTACACTGGGAGGGCTTTCGGCAAAGGGCAGGGTGTTGGCGGCTCTGTTTCAGTCCGTGAGCCCGAGAACGGCAGGCTTCAATACCATAGACCTTGCTGCCATGACTGACAGTTCAAAGCTTCTAACAATTATACTCATGTTCATTGGGGGATCGCCGGCATCTACGGCTGGTGGAATAAAGACATCCACTTTTGCACTGCTGGTGATTGCGATAATAACTCTCATAAAAGGCCGGGAGCATGTGGAAATTTACAGAAGGAATATATCGTATTCAGCCGTAACCAAGTCGCTGGCAGTTTTCGGACTTGCCATGACTCTTGTAGTCACTGTAACCATGATACTGAATATTACTGAGAAATTCGACTTCTTGGACATACTATTTGAGGCGGTATCGGCATTTGGAACAGTCGGGCTTACATTGGGAATAACATCAGGCCTTACAGTTATAGGGAAGCTGGTGCTTATATTTACAATGTTTGCAGGAAGGGTTGGAGCGCTTACTATACTAATAGCCCTTGCCAGCAGAGAGAAAAAGACGTTGATTAAATATCCTGAAGGCAAAGTGATAGTAGGGTAG
- a CDS encoding potassium channel family protein — protein MKRQFAVIGCGRFGASLARTLYALGQEVMVVDRSEERIQSISDFVTYAVQADATDEKTLKSLGIRNFDTAVISIGSDIQSSIMATLMTKELGVKYVLCKAQNEMQAKVLYKIGADKVVFPERDMGVKVAHNLVSQNVLEYIELSPDFSIVEIVAPRKWVGKTMKDLDLRAKLGINVMAVKHPYGITISPPADKVLNGDDILVVVGRSDVINKIEAME, from the coding sequence ATGAAAAGGCAGTTTGCAGTAATAGGGTGCGGAAGGTTTGGTGCTTCGCTTGCAAGGACTCTTTATGCTCTCGGGCAGGAGGTCATGGTGGTGGACAGGAGCGAGGAAAGAATACAAAGCATATCTGACTTTGTAACATATGCAGTCCAGGCTGACGCCACTGACGAGAAGACTCTTAAATCACTGGGAATAAGGAATTTCGACACGGCCGTCATCAGTATAGGCTCGGACATACAGTCTTCGATAATGGCTACGCTGATGACAAAGGAATTGGGTGTCAAGTACGTGCTTTGCAAGGCTCAAAACGAGATGCAGGCAAAGGTGCTCTACAAGATTGGAGCTGACAAGGTTGTTTTCCCTGAAAGGGACATGGGGGTCAAGGTTGCCCACAATCTGGTTTCGCAGAATGTGCTTGAATACATAGAACTGTCTCCGGACTTTTCTATAGTGGAGATAGTTGCTCCGAGAAAATGGGTTGGAAAAACCATGAAGGACTTGGATTTGAGGGCTAAGCTTGGCATAAACGTAATGGCGGTCAAGCATCCCTATGGAATAACGATATCTCCGCCAGCCGACAAGGTTTTAAATGGTGACGACATTCTGGTTGTAGTTGGCAGGAGCGACGTCATAAACAAGATAGAGGCAATGGAATAA